The Asterias amurensis chromosome 19, ASM3211899v1 genomic interval AATCAAAATCAACCAGACATTTATTGACACTACTAAAAATCACTACTATAcattattaaatttatttaaaaattataatttggtAAGTCATGCATCAATGACACTGTGTATAAATTACAACAGTGATGTCAATCAATCTAATCATTTTCAAAAAGCAATTTCTAaattttatatttgttattaattttaacatttttgccTTGTTGTTTTCGTCATTTTTCTGACATCTGATGTGAATcatctttttgaaataatgttcaACAGTCTATACATAAATTGCTGCCTTTTATTGTGCCCTTTTTTGGCAGCACTGAGTCCAATTTCACCGAGGACTATTCGGAAAAATAGCACCACCGACTGCCGGCTGTGTACGCGTATAGCCGGCCCAGCGGGCAGACGTGAAGCACAGCAGCTAGCGTAGTCCTAATATTTTGCATTGCTCACGTTATTAAAAATCAGAGGGCGGAAACCCACAACAAAAAATCTTCAGAAAATATCACTTACCTTTCTCAAAACGGCTACAAATCTTCCACGGACAATTTCAAATACTTCTCGTGAAAGCAGTTTCAAGTGAGGATGACAGCGCCCAGAAGTATTTCGTTTATACAGTAAATCATAATCTGTTGCGCgacattttcattatttttttctactctgtggccattttgaaattatCATGAGCTCCTTCACCAGACTATTTATGCTTCATTTACGTTAGAAAGTCAAGCGGTGAAGCTGAGGCAGAGATCAGACTATTAGTCACTAcggttttatgtttttttctgtgatcACAAAACACAGCTCAGCATGATTCATCACAGATTTACTCAACTTTACAAAGTCTATGCGCGTATCTGTGTAATCAATATCATCACTTATACGCGTTTCATTAGAGTTACTATAAATAGAACTGGCAATCGACTGGAACAAGTTTACTTGGCTAACGGGAAGACCCACCAGCCCAACCACAGGAGGgcgttttgaaataataattctATAATATTAtggcatttttatttttcggtgattattttttgatgtgtttttatcATAGAGCTATTGTTTTaaatagctctatggttttcATTCAGTTTTTGTTCCAGGATTTTTTCAGGTTTTATTTAGGGTTTATTCAGGTTTTATACAGCTTTTACTGAGATTTCATAAAGGTTTTACTCCATGCATGGTTTTATTCAAGTTTTATTTAGGTTTAATCCAAGTTTTATTCaagttcaataaaataaatgcagGATACGAGGAAAAGAAAACGAAAATATGAAACTGCactcgattttttttaattaactgcACAAAATGGGTTGGCGCTGGCAGTggcagatttttttatattatggcttaaaattatttataaaatttaGGGTTAGTGTCCCGCCGCTTGAGGGCGGTATCACCAGCAAACAAGAGACAGAAAAAAGGCGTATTTTAATGTTGAGGAGTAGACGAATTTATACATTTGTACGACTATTATTTGCAAATTAAGACCACTGAAATGACAATTTACAGCGTATACGTGATCAACCGGGCCGGTGGGTTGATCTATCAGATGGACCACACCATGCCCAAGACAGAAGTTGAAAAAACCTTCAGTTTTCCTCTGGAGTTGACGCTGAAAATCTACGACGAACGAGTTGTCGTGTCGTTTGGCCAACGAGACGGGATTAAAGGTGAAAACATTAAACAGCACACCGCACCCACTTCACACGGGTTCGTTCAATGTAAATACAACCATGTTACAACAAGTCAAAGTGGGAAAAAACAGGGATAACTACAAGACTCATAAAATAAAAGACATGGCCATCTGAGGAATTCTCGAGGATTGTGTGTTCAATAATGAATAGTATTTTCAACagtttttgagttttgttttgacTGAGCATGCTGAGTTTAGTAATTAGTTAGTTAGTTTAGTAAGTTAGTAAGAGAGTCAGTTAGTTTATTAAGTTAGGTCTTATGTTAGGTAGGAGAGTtagacttaaaaattaaacatgttaaatacaGGCCTACTTTTTTGTAAATCGTAACCCTCTATCCTGCCAACGGTCGCAGAGAGTGAGAATTTATTGATTTTCGCACGTTGTTTTTGTGAGATGGATTTTCTGAACCTACTCTACTACTTTACCTATTGAATGAGTCGGGGCTCACTCCGCTATGCTCGTCTCCACGACGTGGGTGGGGGTGGGTAGGGGGGATACGACAAGTTGACTGACACCATACATGTACTCAAATGTTTCTCCGGAATGGTAATAATTTTCCTTCCATTTTCCTCACAGTTGGGCACACTATTCTTGGGATTAATGGTGAACTGGTCCGAGGGAGACAGCTGGAGGATGGTCGAGACGTTTTGGAGATGATTGCAAACCCAGATAATTACCCAATTGCCATCAAGTTTGGGCGTCCCAAACTCTCCACTAACGAACGCATCATGCTTGCTAGTATGTTCCACTCGTAAGTATGACAATTACCCAAACCCATCAAGTTTGGGTGTCCCAAACTCTCCACTAACGAACGCATCATTCTTGCTAGTATGTtccacaacccccccccccaaaaaaaaaaaaaataaaaataaaaataaaaaagccaATTGCAaactcaggcctgtatgcttcttttttgaaagggcaagggcaccaatgcattttctcctatgaggaaattgtgaacTTCTGCTGGAGCTAGCagttcaagggcaccaaagcaatgaccaggggcatggaggcaaaggCCTTCGATGCCTTCGAGGAGTATAAGGcctgcaaactgcttaccaacaacctacatgaacatgtactgtACGATCGGTATGAATGCAAAATTAAGTGAGTAGCCTGAGGCCTCATTCAGCCTTCGAAAAAGACCCTGCTACGGTCAAAACATTAAGCCACGAACCAACTCTTGTCTTAAGCTTTCAAAGCAGTAATGTAAACATACAGTGTGTTTATAACAGTAAACAGCAGTCCTACTCAAGTGCACTTTGGAAATTTTTCTGAGGCATATTACCGTGCTTTGAGGTGCCTTTTGGACGCCATCAAtatagcgctatataaaaacttggttatatttatgtgttttttttctctcctaaaCAGCTTGTATGCCATCGGATGTCAGTTGTCACCAGAGATGAAGTCTTCAGGAATACAGGTCTTGGAGACGGATTCCTTCAAACTTCACTGTCTACAGACGCACACAGgtatttatataataataataattataataaaccaTTCTTATGAAGCGCATTACACACTGAGTCCCAATGTGCTGTACAAAGTCAActgagaacaaacaaacaaaattagtcaGAGGATCATGTGTCTTGATAATTGACctttgtgacctttgacctgcagGGATCAAGTTGATCATCTTGGCCGATCCTCGTCAAGGAGGTGTGGATGCCCTTCTAAGAAAGATTTCCGAGGTGTACGCAGACTTCGCTTTGAAGAATCCTTTCTACTCAATAGACATGCCGATTAGGTGAGAATCAAAATGTCATCTCCAAAAATCCaatgttttggttttaaaggaacacgttgccttggatcggacgagttggtcaaaacaaaagcgtttgtaaccgttttttataaaacgcatatggttggaaagatgttttaaaagtagaatacaatgatccacacaagtttgcctcgaaattgcgtggttttccatctactgtgcgaactatcatggtcggccatttatgggagtcaaaattttgacccctataaatggccgacgtgttagttgacgaggtaaaaggaaaaccacgcaatttcgaggcatgtttgtgtggatcattgtattctacttttacaacatctttctacccatatgcattttataaaaaacagttacaaacgcttttcaaagaccaactcgaccaatccaaggcaacgtgttcctttaagaaggaCAGAAGGTACTGGAGATCATGCTTCTAACATCCCTTTTTCAAGACCTTTGTCATGTTGTTGTAGAAATTGGAGAAGCTGCCACGGTTGTTATCAGTCTGGCCTATGAAAACATCTGAGAATTGTTTGGTTGACCTAGACCCGTGCCTGTGAATGTTGAACAGAGAAAGTGTGccctactattattattgtattttttaagtCCGAGCGGTCTGAGATTCCAGCAAACAATGACAAATTGGCGGAGGTTTTGTGATTCAGAGTGAGTGCCTACTCAACCTTTTCTCACCAGACAATAACCAATCCTGATGCTTATAATGAGAACCTTGGTTGACTTTCCTTTATCAAGGTGGGGTTTTATCGTGGCAAcaatattttcaaagcgacTCTCCCAAAAAGTTCTAAAAAGTTCAAAAAAAGCTGTCACACCCATGGCAAGTTCCAAACAATGCCGATGGgcacaaacaattttgtttggcaacttacatgtacttctcTCTCTTTATTTATCGCCACAGATGTGATTTATTTGAAACCAATCTTCAGGCAGCAGTAGAAAGCTCTGAGCGTTCTGGCATGTATGGAGCTGGAATATAAGAGGGTTAgtcttcttacaagacactgaCACAGGTAGCCCTCTTGGTAGCCTAGGCTCATGGCTAGTCTTTCAACAAGGCGTGTACAACTACAAGGAAGTTTGCAATGCTTAGTGCTGTGATAAGCAGAAACTACAAAAGTCTAAGTTCAACCTAGCAGCCCCTCCCTATTGTGAACTGGATGTTCTTGGAGTTCAGCTAGTCTCCGTCTCAAGGCAAAAACTATCTCAATTCTGTATAATCTAGATGGATGACAAACCATGGCTAGTCTCTTTCCAAGGCTGAGCTTGTAGTCTCACCTACACATTATTTAGTTGTGTACTGTGTGGTGATGAGGCGATTGCATCAAAAGCAACACGACAGCTAGACTACTTGTACATTGAGTACGATGAAACAACCTTTCAGGTCTGCTGCTTCACGAAGGCACTGAAGGCGATTGCCCCCATTCCCCCGGGTTATTGCCTtgctgcccttgaaatgctccagtagaaatttacaatttcctcataggagaaaatgccttggtgcccttgccctttcaaaaaccaagcatacgggccagactttttttttcccaacacCACATATTTTCCAGAGACTAAAGTCTCCAACTATGGGTGGGCTTAATGTTTTAtatgtaaataaacaattaataaaaGATTGTGTTATAAATACTGTAAATAAATATGGAAAAGATTATCATACGAGTGTCAACCTCTTTCTCTGTGTGTTTGCTCTTGCCACTATCCCATGCATGTTTAGCTCTATGGTAACCCCTGGACTTATTTCATTAATTAAAAGTGCACATTATTATGGAGGGTTAATTACTTGCAAATCACAACCATGAGAGACAAGCACTTGTTTTTTATTAATGtaaatcatttttatttcacaTCGCGACAGTCTGTGCAAACTGATTCAATGATTTCAACTGGGTAATAACACAATTATTGTAAATGTTTAAAGTACACGGAATGTCTCTTAGCGAAAATACAAGAAGTGATTTTTAAACATACtgcaataagaaaacaaaattaacaaaaaattacttAGGTTCGTAAAGTATATATTGATTTATGACATTAAACTTAGACATAAAACTAGTTGAGTAGGTAAGTGACCCATGTTTACTTTAAAAACCAGCTACTGCTCGCAATCATGTATCCAAACCAATATTTTCCAAGTCAAAAATTAAATGACGTGTACACCCGCCGTTGGAAACACTATTGTATAGCGTGCACAGGGGGAACTGGAAACCATGCTCATAATCTCCCTTCTCCAGGGGCTATTTACAGGATGTTGAACATGGAACATAGACGTGCTAGGCATAACTCTTTATcctcaatgagggcgctgttttgagCTTCTGACATCATACGCAAAGGATCATGTAAAGCGAGCCCTGGTTTCAgttaatttgatttgaaattggagaaaaacaagaaggtgAAACAAAAGTCTAAAAACAGACcaatcatataaaaaaaacatacaaaaaaaactaataGAATAAACTTGACAAAGTCCTTCCACTTGTCACTCTGCATTGAGGCTTTATATCTGATAGTggtaaatatttaatttttgtacaagaaagaCCTGTTTGCAAATCTAAATAAATTTTACAGTACTTTTAGCATATATAGAAAAACTATGgtggataaaataacaatcatgAAAATCAAATGCGGACCACTGTGTGGATAAACTCAATCcaagaattttgtaaaattagcTGTGAAGTTCATGAAGTTTGGTTTGCTGTGAAGTTCATAAACATTGCCAAGGTTTTTTGTAAAACTGGCCTAAACAATCGTTTGACTGAGTGACTGAAATAAGATGAACAGCTGAAACTGAATCTTCAATTTTATTCAGTTTCGTGTTTCTTTGTGTGCTGTGTCATTATGTAGATCGGACCTTCTCTCTTGGAGTAACCTAAAAGTGGATATACTTCAATTAATTCATATTTACTGCTGGGTAATGCATAAAGACTAATCGCTCTTCAATTCATATAAATTTATTGTTAGATTCATTGAAATGGATACATTAAAGCCCCACCTCTTttcgtattgaccaatcacaactgcTGTAAATGAGCTCACGTAAATGAGCTGCCCCCATATAGAGTACTGCTGCTTGATGATCAAGGGGCAGAGTTGTGTTGCTAGACAATTTCTGTGTGGGCGGGGCTcactaaaaacaataatattcatGTGCTTTTAATTCTACTTCTAGTATACTTTCATATCAAtatcaaaattttaattttaaacgaATTCAGTACTGTTGGTTTTAATGTTGGTTCTTCAGCGTAAACACAAACTAATCACCTCTGAATCAAAGAAATTACCATAACATGGAGTGTCGCCAAAGTATCCAAAAGGCAGAAGAACCCCCactggaccccccccccccaacttttcTAAAGTTATGATAAACCACGACCGCGCAAGTGACAAGATTGATACAAGCAAACAACCATGGTGTGTTGGTCGCTTCGGTATTAATGAAAACTACACAGGCATTGACTTTGACAAGGCTCTTGAATATAATCAGACATTTGCACTGCTTCTTTTAAAACCTACTTCAATACCATTAAGCGAAAATCCCAAAACACAATAACTGTTTAGCATATTgaagttaaaaagaaaaaaatactaaatCAAAGCAAAATTATACaagcaaattttaaacttacaGTATAAAATATATCTGAACAATATATACTCTTTAATGTGAATCATATAGAAACactattttaaagacagtggacactattggtaattgtcaaagactagtcttcacagttgcgagacaataatgaaagaaaaaatacccttgtcacacgaagttgtatgctttcagatgcttgatttcgtgacctcaaattctaaatctgaggtctcgaaatcaaatttgtggaaaattacttctttctcgaaaactacattactacagagggagccatttttcacaatgttttatactacatttgtatcaacctctccccattactcgtaatcaagtcaggtttaatgataataattattttgagtaattacaaattagtgtccactgcctttaaccttctTGATTTATAAAGCTGCTAGGATTTTCTGTCttcttggcccaattttatggctctgcttaccataagcaatgAATCGGCActtgcagaagcagggaattatatgcttatgtcaagcgtatttcacaggttagtggTGAATTTCAGCTTGTGCGCATACCTActtcatgttactaggcattacgtgcttacacagctagctcAGAAATTCGGTTCTTGCACGTaggcggagaatggtgatcgtaagtgcagaatttggcggtaagcagagttatgaaattgggcctgggtCTTGTCACACCAGGCAGTTTTTACAGTCAACTTGGCTTTAGCCTTTGTGCTCAGGCTAAACTGCTGTTTTGTGTGTGACCTTGGTGAATTAAATTTGCCTTTGGAAAAGGAAGAGGGGCATGTGTTGTCAACTTAAAGATTGCATATTAAGTTAAGAAAAGGGTGAACCAGTTTCTGCAAACAGTAGTGACCTAACTTGCATAAATCAAGTGCCTGTTGTGTTGCAGATGATTCTGaattaacagctttataaaataaggCCCTGTTAGATAGTGTTACGTGTACTTATCACAGAACAATCCAGCATGGTAAAACTGGTTACCATTCTAAATCACCTGCCAATATATGCCCTTTGTACCCGGTTCCCTGCCACCTCTTGCTAAAGTTTGAACGAATCTCGTAAGCAAATTTACATCCTTTTTGGCAGCTCCACAGAAATAAAAATATGTACCCAAcgaacaaattaaaattaatttctatATTAATTTTTAACTCTACTTGAGATGTTTATCCTCACTGCATcagaaattgtttaatttttatatatttcaaaatttatatttttcgCAATCTATCTCtgaatttgaatttatttttagtttaccAATTTCCTTGATACAGAGCAACTACTACCATACCATCttcttttatttctttattccaTGTTCCACTTTAAATCTCATCTATTTCTTCTTTATTTCTCGTTTTTTACTGCATGAACGTTTtatctaaaaatattttttttaaagcaagaagttacttgtttttattttgttggtgtTGTGGTGTTTTTACCAAGTGGGTTATCATCCTCTCTAACTCTCTAGGCGACCACTAGAGGCTCATCATCGGAGAAACCACGTATCATTGGTTGATCCTCCTCGTCACCTGCAAAGTGATTGGACAAAGGGAGTCATTAGTATTCATTTATGCTAATTAAACCTCATTCTAAGAGAAACCACCTATCATTGGCTGATCCTCCTCATCACCTGCAAAGTGATTGGACAAAGGGAGTCATTAGTATTCATTTATGCTAATTAAACCTCATTCTAAGAGCAACCACCTATCATTGGCTTGCAGCTCTCAACACCTGCAAAGTGATTGGATTGAGTGAATcattcaaaaaccaaaattaatcttctttatccccgatgcaaatttaccatCTATTAAGAGTCATTAGTATTCATTTGTGTTAATTAATCCTCATCCAAAGAGAAACCACCTGTCATTGACCGTAGCTTACTCCTTACAAACATTCTTACCTAGATCATTATCGTCATCATTAGAGAACGTAGCAGTACCGGAGCGTGGATCATAGTGACTGTTAGCAAAGGACATGAAGCTGCGTTGAAGACGACGATGACGGACGATGAAGAAAACCAGAAACACGACCAGGAGAAGGATGAGGGCACCAGCTGCAGCTATACCAGCTATCCAAGTAGTTCGACCGGCAACGGGACCGATGGGTTCGGGACCAGGTTTGTAACCTGATGGGTAAAATGGGTTGGAACAGGAAAAAAAgttgttcattcattcatttttatttaaaaaaccaaCTGGCAGCACAAAGCTGAATTATTTGGCCTGACAAGgtaaaaatattgttaaaagtTACACAGATAAAAGACATAAAATTAATAGCACCACCAAAATCATTGAAAGGGCATTATAAAACGCACAGGGTGATGTGGAACCCTCTTATACAATGAACCCAACTATGAAATAAACCACCTAAAAACGAGTTCCCTTGCAATTAAAACTGAAGCcctaaaaaatacatttttttataggATGACCATAAATAGCaatacaaatttgataaaacatagcaaggtttgcggtaacaccatgtaatctctaaatgagttggggtggttctgaaaagaactgtaggtttcgatcagtatgctctgatcgtcttctggagaaagctgaaaGGAAAAAAGTTGTCAAGCAGCAAAAAGGTGGTCGGGTTTTTGAGGTATCGTTGGAAATCCAAAGTGAATAAATTATATCAACGCAAGAAGAAAAATCCCTaacaggaatacacaatctgagaagcctACTTGGTTACAAGATTGTATTGTTGTGACTGGCGCCCcgctcaatttttgcttagcaaagaaatttgtcaagcagtattttctgccccacagggaaaaatcaaacactttcgatttTGGCTGTGCTcggtggtcataatgggttgatgtggctggcagccaaaggcacccttgcatgcgtgcttctcgaacacgttgtagccgcgttcTTCACAatcg includes:
- the LOC139951863 gene encoding trafficking protein particle complex subunit 4-like produces the protein MTIYSVYVINRAGGLIYQMDHTMPKTEVEKTFSFPLELTLKIYDERVVVSFGQRDGIKVGHTILGINGELVRGRQLEDGRDVLEMIANPDNYPIAIKFGRPKLSTNERIMLASMFHSLYAIGCQLSPEMKSSGIQVLETDSFKLHCLQTHTGIKLIILADPRQGGVDALLRKISEVYADFALKNPFYSIDMPIRCDLFETNLQAAVESSERSGMYGAGI